The DNA segment CGGCTTCCAGGGCAACCCCGGCTCACACCCGATCCGGAGCCTTCGCGGTCCCGGGCGCCCCAGACCCTACTCACCGCAACAATTCAACCGAGAATCCCACGCTACGCGGCCGATCTCGCTTCTACCGCGCAGACTCCTAGATGATCAGATTTCTACGGTTTCTCGTGATCGCCAACAGCTCTCCTCCTTGTCGTTGCGTTCTCGAGCTCTGGCCCAGGCTGCACCCCGAAGTTTAAGCCGACCGGCGGAACGAACCTGGCCGGTGTCGGGTCGTCGAGTACGCAGCTTCCTTTCTTGAACGTGATGAAGCAGTCCTCTTCTTGGGCTGCCTGCAACTTCGCAGGGAATCCGTTCTTCTGCGCGGACACCACGCCGTTCCTCGCCGTGCCCGTAGACAGCCATGACAATCCCACGGCGATACCCCTGGCGATGGGTATTCCAGCCAACGAGCAGGCGATCAAGTCCGCGATATGGCTCAATGATCCCGCTCACAAGGACCACACGCCGATCGTTGCCATGGACTGGGTGTTCATGTTCGACGGCGAGCTGCTAGCGGACATGTTCGAGTTCACATGCCAGGGAGGCTGCGGGACCGACCCGGCCGTCGTGGCGAACTGGAGCCCCACTTCGGGCGGCGGACACAAGATCACGCTGTCGATCAACCAGCTCACCGCAGAGGGCAACTTCTTCGTCTACCTGCACAAGATCGGCACAGCGCCACCGACCAACTTCCGCCTGGTGCCCGCAGACATGGCCGTCGCCTACGAGAACCTCGCCGCCGGTGCACTTCCGGCGAACGACTCGGAGTTGTTCAATCCCGACTTCCTCTCCTCGCTCGACGCCTACTTCCAGCTGGGCCCGACCCACCCCGATAACCCGATTCGTTTCATGGATTGGCTCCAGACGAACTTCTCACCGATCACCTCCTGGTCGCAGCGCGGTGAGGTAGAGGATTACAGCTGGGCCACTGCCGGAGGCGTACCGTACGAGGTCATCGCGAGACTGGGCAACCACTTCTTCAAGCCGATATGGATCAACTACCCCCACCAGGCTGACGTGCAATATGCGACGGAGCTCGCAAACCTGCTGAAAACTGATCTCGACCCAGGGATCGCCGTGTTCCAGGAGTATTCGAACGAGGTCTGGAACGGGTTCTTTCCTCAGCATGCGTACGTGAGAGACATCGACCCCTCGGAGACCGTCTATGAGAACTACGCGAGGTTAGCCGTAGAGCGCTTCGATGCGTTCGCCGCGGCAGATCCAGCTAGAACGACGGTTCGCGTACTGGCAGGTCAATCGGCGAACATCGGCGTCGCTCAGCAGATCCTGTCGGCGAACGTTCCCGACGACAACGGAGTGCCGGCTTCCACGAAGGCGGATGCCGTTGCGATCGCACCCTACTTCGAAGCGCGCACCACGTTCTCGGACGAAGACCTGAACTTCCTCGTCGACAGCTTGGATCCAAATGCGCCTGCGACGGTCGATCTCTTCCTTCAGGTGGTGGAGGCGGCCGTTTCGGAACCGAACATGGCGGCCGTTGCGGCACTCTTCCCGATGTCGGTCTTTCCCCAACCGGACCCGGGCAATCCGACGGTCGGCATCCGTACAGATCCGGACGCCACGACGATGCCAGAGCAGGTTACGGCGCATAAGGCAGCGCTCGCAGCTTCAGCCAACACGGACCTCCTCCTGACCGCCTACGAGGGTGGACAGCACTACATCGTGCCGCTCAACGCGCCGGGAACGCAGGCGCAGAAGGACAAGCTCGAGGCGCTGTACGACAACGTCGTCAATGACCCTCGCATGTACTGCGTCTACTGGCACTACTTCGACAACATCACCGTGCCGAACATCCGCATGTACGCGCACTACACCGACGTCGGGCCCGACAAGACTGAAGATGAAGGACGATTCGGCGCTCTGGAATCGGTGGGGGACTGGGCGAACGAGGGACAGGACGCCTCGCCCGTCTACAGGGTGCTGGGCGACTACACGCGGGGCGCCGCATCGAGCTATCTCACCACGGTCGTTCTTCCGACCGACACGGGAACGAACATCTGCGCCGACGTTCCGTAGGCGCTACCGCGTCCTGTGCGGAAACTCGGCCGATGAGGAAGGTGAGGGAATTCGGTCAGTTGGAAGGGCAGGGGCCGGGTGCCCTCGGTCCATTTCCAGCATGCTGATTGGTCTATCTTCGCCCCCATGAACACTCTGCAGCTCCAGTTTCTGATGTTGACCTTTGCCGGATGGGTGAATCGCAGTCAGCAGGACGTCATCGAGTACTTGCTCGAAGAGAACCGGGCGCTCAGAGAGCAGCTGGGAGGAAAGCGGCCGCTGTTCACAGATCGTCAGCGCCGGCGTCTCGCAGCGAAGGCCAAGGCGATCGGCCGAAGAGGGCTCTTCGAGATCAGCACCTTGGTGACGCCGGACACCTTGCTTCGGTGGTATAGGAGGTTGATCTCGAGGAAGTACGATGGCAGCAAGAGCCGCGCTGTCGGCCGCCCCAGGACAGCTGCCGAGATCGAGGAGCTGATCCTGCAGATGGCTCGTCAGAATTCGACGTGGGGTTACACGCGAATCCGAGGAGCACTCTACAACTTGGGGCACGATATTGGCCGGAATACGATCAAGCGAATTCTCCTTGGAAATGGGTTGGATCCCGCTCCGCTTCGAGGAAGAACGATGTCTTGGGAGACGTTCCTGAAGGCTCACTGGGGAGCGATTGCGGCAACCGATTTCTTCAGCGTCGAGGTGCTGACACGGGTTGGCTTGGTTCGCTACTTCGTGCTCTTCGTGATCGACCTCAAGACTCGTAGGGTCGAGATTGCCGGAATCGTCCGGCAGCCCGATGGAGAATGGATGAAACAGATGGCGCGCAATCTCACCGATTGTGATTCGGGGTTCTTGAATGGGGCTCGCTATCTCATCCACGACCGCGATCCGCTCTTCACAAATCGGTTCCGGGATATCCTCAAGCCATCCGGTGTGAAGGCAGTGAAGCTCCCGGCGCGGAGCCCCAATCTGAACGCCTACGCGGAGCGGTTTGTGCAGTCCGTCAAATCAGAGTGTCTGGCCAAGATTATCCCACTGGGCGAGTGCCACCTTCGCAAGGCCGTTGAGGAATACACGGAGCACTACCACTTGGAGCGAAATCACCAGGGGCTCGATAATGAGCTGATCGAGAAAACGAGCGTCGAGCCCGATTTTGACGGCGTCGTTGAGTACCGGGAAAGGCTTGGTGGAATCCTCAAACACTACTACCGGAGGGCCGCATAGGTGGTGGGCCGCATTTCGGCACAGGCACGGGAGTCGGCCGATCCGACAATGAGAACGCACAGCCGATCCCGAGCTATGCGCAGCACCGAAAATGAGGGGGCGAAGATAGGGAATTCAGGCTGCGTTTTCGCTCAATGACCGGGTAGTAGGTGTTCCGTCGACTACTCGCCGACCGGGGATCGCCCCGTCGGGGGCAGGCACGCGAGCCTTGCACCGGGCTGCTCTAAGACAGAGAGGGGATGTCTTCATCGGCCTCACCGAAGCGATAAGCCCAGACCAAGACAATGACCATGATCAGGACGATGAGGAGCAGGCTGTTGTAGATGGCGGCCTTGATCCCCAAGTATTCGATGCCTTCCGCATAGAGCAGAAGCGATGCGCGGTAGGGCGCAGCGGAGGGACTCGCGCGAAGTACAGCTGTCCGAAGTGAATACGAATGAAACGGACTTGCCTCGAAGGAGAAGTTCTCTAGTCCGCCATCTGCGTGCTCGAGGTGAGGTCTGTTGTAGATCTTCCAGCCTCGAGTTCCACCGGCTGCTTCGAGCAGCGACCTTCCATTCTCATCCGTGAGGAGAAGTTCAAGATCGACATCGAGATCTTGATGAATTCTCTCTGCACCGCTTCCTCGATAGAAGCTCTTTGTATCCTCGAAATTTTCGGGAATGGAAAATTCGATCGCGAGATGATACCGACCGGGAAAGAGTCCGCGAAGTTCAACCACCCTTCTCTGGCTCTGCCGGCTGAGATCGAGGGGAGTCGAATGAGGTACCGCGGTCGTCAGCTTCCAGAAGAACGCCCCGTTCAGGGTGACGAGTACCAGCAGAGAGCCTACTGCGGCGCAACAAACAAAACGCCGTCTTGCGATCTGTCCGTGATCGCCTTCGGCCTCTGCACCCTTGCCTCTCGCTGCATTCATCTTCACTGCTTCCTGTGGACCGGACTCATGCGACGCTCCTAGGTAGCAGCTGCTCGAAAAAGCATCAAAACAGCCGTCGCCCGGACTGGCAGCCGCAAGCTCTCGTCAGCTGCAAGCTTGCCTACTTGCTAGGCGGCCCGTGCCCAGCGACCGGTCACTCTGCAGACAGCTGGATGAGTAGCTCGCATCACACCTGTGCCGGAGCGAGCCCAGTTCTGTACGAGCAGTAACACCCAGATGCGCCAACTACTGCCCAGCTTCCATTGGCACACCAATTGCTCTCTCACGAAGGCAATTGGTAGATCTTTAGATCGCTTTATCGGCTGTTCACCCCCTAGTGATTCGCGGCGTCAGGCAGCGGATCGTGGAGATCGCTCATGACGGATTCGGCAAGTGTCTTTGCTTTGATGAAGGTCGTCTACCTTGCCTACACACTGATCGCGATTTCATTCATTGGGTATTTCGCCGCGCGTGTCACCACCGCCGGTGCGACCAACCCCAACTCCAAGAAGGCGTTCTACGTCTGGGTCGCCACGCTCGTTTTCCTTGGCGTGGGGATCCATGTCTTCACCTTCAACAAGATTCCGTGGGTGAAGTGGGATCTGGCACGTGACAAGCAGCCGATCGACCAGGAATTCGAGATTCAGATGGCAGAACACGAGTTCCTCTTCCCCTCCAAGAGGATCGAAATCGAGACGGGGAACATGGTGCGCTTCAACGTGACCTCGTCGGACCTCACTTACGGCTTTGGCGTGTTTCGCGAAGACGGTTCCATGATGTTCCAGATGCAGGTGGTCCCTGGGCACGACAACGATCTCGTGTGGCTCTTTGACAAACCTGGGAAGTATACGATTCGCTCTACCGAGTATTCTGGGCCGAAGGGAGAGGGCATGATCGCAGAGGATGTCGTGATTGTCTCAGGTTCTGCATCCGATTCTCTGGCCTCCGCCCTCTTCTAGTCCCCTTGCTCCGGCTCTTTCCCTGCAGCTTTCGAATCCCTTGAGGAGCTAGCGCCATGTTAGATGCTTCAGAACTCACGCCCCTGCAACGTGTCTCGCTTCGTTTCGCTGTGATCTCCCTCCTCTTCTATGGGCTTTGCATCATGGAAGGGATGATGATGCGCGGGCAGCAGATCAGCTTCGAGCTGATGGATGCGGATCACTATTTCGCGCTGATGGGAGCCCATCCAATGGTGGGAATCTTCGGCGGTAGCTTCATGCTGGTCTTCGGTGCTTTCTACTTTCTGGTACCGACGCTGATGAAGAAGAGCCTGTACAGCCAGAAGCTGGCAGAAATCAATTGGATGACCATGGCTGTCGGCGTTGTGACAGTCTGGATGGCAGGGTTCGCGTTTCGCTACGGCGCACTCTATACGAACTACTGGCCATTGCCCGTGACAGAATTCAAGCCAATCGCGCTCTTGGTCTTCTCGCTGGGCAATATTCTGATCATGACCGGTGTTGTCATCTTCTGTTACAACATCTTTGCGACGGTTTTCAGTCGGAGTGAAGGCGAGGAGCCGATGGGTCCGCTGTTGATGTCGGCTGTGGGCAT comes from the bacterium genome and includes:
- a CDS encoding transposase produces the protein MNTLQLQFLMLTFAGWVNRSQQDVIEYLLEENRALREQLGGKRPLFTDRQRRRLAAKAKAIGRRGLFEISTLVTPDTLLRWYRRLISRKYDGSKSRAVGRPRTAAEIEELILQMARQNSTWGYTRIRGALYNLGHDIGRNTIKRILLGNGLDPAPLRGRTMSWETFLKAHWGAIAATDFFSVEVLTRVGLVRYFVLFVIDLKTRRVEIAGIVRQPDGEWMKQMARNLTDCDSGFLNGARYLIHDRDPLFTNRFRDILKPSGVKAVKLPARSPNLNAYAERFVQSVKSECLAKIIPLGECHLRKAVEEYTEHYHLERNHQGLDNELIEKTSVEPDFDGVVEYRERLGGILKHYYRRAA
- a CDS encoding cytochrome c oxidase subunit II, whose amino-acid sequence is MTDSASVFALMKVVYLAYTLIAISFIGYFAARVTTAGATNPNSKKAFYVWVATLVFLGVGIHVFTFNKIPWVKWDLARDKQPIDQEFEIQMAEHEFLFPSKRIEIETGNMVRFNVTSSDLTYGFGVFREDGSMMFQMQVVPGHDNDLVWLFDKPGKYTIRSTEYSGPKGEGMIAEDVVIVSGSASDSLASALF